The proteins below come from a single Sus scrofa isolate TJ Tabasco breed Duroc unplaced genomic scaffold, Sscrofa11.1 Contig613, whole genome shotgun sequence genomic window:
- the LOC100524912 gene encoding olfactory receptor 12-like yields the protein MRRSVLKLGDRPAKENTCPNSVTQRYRHLTHCSAEELRAMSHHRNGTLSGKPLQEFVLDGFQGGLQTQALLFALFLALYLAAVLGNLTMIVVITLDARLHSPMYFFLKNLSFLDLCYSSVIYPKALANVLSSAKVTSFGGCATQFFFFSMMGTTETLLLAVMAYDRFLAICSPLHYPITMCPSACARLVLGCYGGGCLNSGVQAILTFRLPFCSSNHIDHFFCDVVPLLQLTCTDTFVNKLVLFGICGLIIVGTTLGVLISYAYITVTILRMCSGAGRHKLFSTCGSHMTAVSLFYGTLFVMYAQPGGVASMEQGKVVSVFYTLVIPVLNPLIYSLRNKEVKDALRRLGHKLTAL from the exons GCCTGCCAAAGAGAACACCTGCCCCAACAGCGTGACCCAGAGGTACAGGCACCTGACCCACTGCTCGGCTGAGGAG CTCAGGGCCATGTCACATCACAGAAATGGAACCCTCTCGGGGAAGCCTCTGCAGGAGTTTGTGCTGGATGGATTTCAGGGGGGTCTGCAGACCCAGGCCCTGCTCTTTGCCCTCTTCCTGGCCCTGTACTTGGCAGCCGTCCTGGGGAACCTCACCATGATCGTGGTCATCACCCTGGACGCCCGTCTGCACTCCCcgatgtacttcttcctcaagaacctctccttcctggacctgTGCTACTCATCTGTCATCTACCCCAAGGCCCTGGCCAACGTCCTGTCCTCAGCCAAGGTCACCTCCTTTGGGGGATGTGCCAcccagttcttcttcttctccatgATGGGCACGACTGAGACTCTTCTCCTGGCCGTGATGGCCTACGACCGCTTCCTGGCCATCTGCAGCCCCCTGCACTATCCCATCACCATGTGCCCATCAGCCTGTGCCCGCCTGGTCCTGGGCTGCTATGGTGGAGGCTGCCTCAACTCTGGGGTGCAGGCTATCCTCACTTTCCGCCtccccttctgcagctccaacCACATTGACCACTTCTTCTGCGATGTGGTCCCCCTGCTCCAGCTTACTTGTACTGACACATTTGTCAACAAGCTGGTCCTGTTTGGCATCTGCGGGCTCATCATCGTGGGCACCACACTCGGGGTCCTCATCTCCTATGCCTACATCACCGTGACCATCCTGAGGATGTGCTCAGGTGCAGGCAGACACAAgctcttctccacctgtggctcccacatgACGGCCGTGTCCCTCTTTTATGGGACCCTTTTTGTCATGTATGCCCAGCCAGGTGGTGTGGCGTCCATGGAGCAGGGCAAGGTGGTCTCTGTCTTCTACACCCTGGTCATCCCCGTGCtcaaccccctcatctacagtctgcggaacaaggaggtgaaggatGCCCTGCGGAGACTGGGCCACAAGCTCACAGCCCTCTGA